One Molothrus ater isolate BHLD 08-10-18 breed brown headed cowbird chromosome 4, BPBGC_Mater_1.1, whole genome shotgun sequence genomic window carries:
- the LOC118686495 gene encoding OTU domain-containing protein 4: protein MDAAGRAGGGEQSQPGSGRDAPGDTSMDRYLRSQGLYRKKVAKDGSCLFRAVAEQVLHSQSRHIDVRMACVDYLRKNREKFEAFIEGPFEDYLKSLENPQEWVGQVEISALSLMYKKDFIIYQEPNASPSRVTENGFSDKVLLCFSNGNHYDIVYPIEYAEKAALCQSLLYELLYEKVFDMDVKKIMAELSAVGVAEESNGSSEVSASDSEDDNHR, encoded by the exons ATGGATgcggcgggcagggccggcggaggggagcagagccagcccggCAGCGGCAGGGACGCCCCCGGGGACACGTCCATGGACCGCTACCTGCGATCTCAGGGCTTGTACAGGAAGAAAGTGGCCAAGGATGGCTCCTGCCTTTTCAGGGCTGTGGCCGAGCAG GTGTTGCACTCTCAGTCTCGGCACATTGATGTTAGGATGGCTTGTGTAGACTATCTTCGGAAAAATAGGGAGAAATTTGAAGCA ttcaTAGAGGGGCCATTTgaagattatttaaaaagtttGGAAAATCCACAG GAATGGGTTGGACAAGTAGAAATAAGTGCTCTTTCTCTTATGTACAA gaaagatTTCATAATATACCAGGAGCCAAATGCTTCTCCTTCACGTGTAACTGAAAATGGCTTTTCTGataag gtaTTGCTGTGCTTCTCAAATGGAAACCACTATGATATTGTGTATCCCATAGAGTATGCAGagaaggctgctctgtgccagt ctctgctgtatGAGTTGCTCTACGAGAAAGTGTTTGATATGGATGTAAAGAAAATCATGGCAGAACTTAGTGCTGTTGGTGTGGCAGAGGAAAGTAATGGGAGCAGTGAGGTGTCGGCTTCGGATTCGGAAGATGACAACCACAGgtaa
- the LOC118686439 gene encoding OTU domain-containing protein 4-like translates to MFGSDPDGVRLDHNGKFYNAHIQEVFSENGPVVVFVEELGAKHAVSLKSLKPLPQTSPMEGWNTVPGKKIKKFYPTWGQNAQPDAECRGPKNQSKSIKPQSALPPRLQHTVGTRQHQFLCSGPQPHQTSTEQKAPGRNPSQPARKAERERGEELSHHGSRDCHYFGLSPEERREKQAIEESRSLYEIQQRDEQAFPALCNNQLVCQAATQTVDNVNQKKFSNSERRNSKWTAEVEEQKEKVWKDKLTGLSFDSHKWCNGSFTRLCLGVAESNSRQIHLSQKLEPNSSEKNSQDESYPKASSPLEQVKTDSPILAEQVRNVCLISKFSSQETSDKGELHHSHNLTECLPSVTPTPSPVFSEVHLPPAVPSVPAIVPAWPSEPATYGPAGIPTQIPASSLMPGPATGPDSIVSQAQVTSASGAGVPVWLQAVNQPLMPLPQTLNPYQDPLYPGFPFNEKGERAVAPPYSLCSTGDDLPKDKNILRFFFNLGVKAYSCPMWAPHSYLYPLHQAYLAACRMYPNVSLPVYPHNPWFQEAAPAQNENETARPNRHFAVQTEARSNGQIPQVDRSPSLPLIIPSAQVTESQGQVCVEPENPAQALHANYEESLRGKNMFPQPPFGHNHFLGAVPIAPPFFPHFWYGYPVQGFIENSVARPNLVLSPEDKEAAAGTSASMYVGKECSPPVPGVNCAEQLQKTNSGSGSNTVPFPVAAAGTPKDTSARAPQLEQTCPAAPKQKAAGQQHRPPQTQGPERPTAGPSTQALLAEPPKNELKPGTPGRKERPAKGRESKGAGNVQPESRAQRTREESSEDDTEVSDMLRSGRSKQFYNQTYGGGRRPRPDRGYSSRGGYQFQRNEEAWKGPPSRSRDDGYQYQRNFRGQPYRNDRRRAALGDNQRGQQA, encoded by the exons ATGTTTGGCTCCGATCCAGATGGG GTGCGCTTAGACCATAATGGGAAATTTTATAATGCCCATATTCAAGAAGTTTTTTCAGAGAATGGGCCAGTTGTTGTATTTGTAGAAGAGCTTGGAGCAAA GCATGCTGTCTCACTGAAGAGCCTTAAACCTCTTCCACAGACCTCTCCTATGGAGGGCTGGAACACTGTGCCAgggaagaagataaaaaagTTTTACCCAACATGGGGGCAGAATGCTCAGCCTG ATGCAGAGTGCAGAGGGCCAAAGAATCAGAGCAAGTCAATCAAACCCCAGTCAGCACTACCTCCTCGACTTCAGCATACTGTGGGAACCAGGCAGCACCAGTTCTTGTGTTCTGGGCCCCAACCTCATCAGACCTCAACTGAGCAAAAAGCTCCGGGCAGGaatccttcccagcctgcaag GAAGGCGGAGCGCGAGCGCGGCGAGGAGCTGAGCCACCACGGCAGCCGGGACTGTCACTACTTTGGGCTGTCCCCCGAGGAGCGCAGGGAGAAGCAGGCCATAGAGGAGTCCCGCTCCCTCTATGAGATCCAGCAGAGGGATGAGcaagcttttcctgctctttgcaAT AACCAGTTAGTCTGTCAGGCTGCTACACAAACTGTGGATAATGTAAACCAGAAAAAGTTCTCCAATAGtgaaagaagaaacagcaaGTGGACCGCAGAGGTGgaagagcagaaggagaaag TTTGGAAAGACAAACTAACTGGCTTAAGTTTTGATAGCCATAAGTGGTGTAATGGTTCATTTACTAGGTTATGTCTTGGTGTTGCAGAGTCAAATTCCAGGCAGATCCACTTAAGTCAGAAGCTTGAGCCAAATTCATCTGAG AAGAATAGTCAAGATGAGAGTTATCCAAAAGCTTCATCTCCTTTGGAACAAGTAAAAACAGATTCTCCGATTCTTGCTGAGCAAGTAAGAAATGTTTGTTTGATTTCAAAGTTTTCCAGTCAGGAGACTTCAGACAAAGGGGAGCTTCATCACAGCCAC aacCTGACCGAGTGCTTGCCCAGCGTAACTCCGACACCCTCTCCAGTCTTCTCTGAGGTGCATTTACCTCCAGCAGTGCCTTCTGTACCAGCCATTGTGCCAGCTTGGCCAAGTGAGCCAGCAACATATGGACCAGCAG gTATTCCAACCCAAATACCTGCTTCTTCACTGATGCCAGGACCAGCCACGGGACCTGACTCTATTGTATCACAGGCTCAGGTAACATCTGCTTCAGGTGCTGGAGTTCCTGTGTGGCTACAAGCAGTTAATCAGCCTTTAATGCCTTTGCCTCAGACTCTGAATCCCTACCAGGATCCGCTCTACCCAGGATTCCCTTTTaatgaaaagggagaaagagctGTTGCACCTCCTTACTCCCTGTGCAGTACTGGGGATGACTTACCTAAAG ataagaATATTCTTAGATTTTTCTTCAATCTTGGTGTGAAG GCATACAGTTGTCCCATGTGGGCGCCCCATTCTTACCTGTACCCCCTGCACCAGGCCTATTTAGCTGCTTGTAGAATGTACCCAAACGTGTCCCTTCCTGTGTATCCGCACAACCCATGGTTccaggaggctgctcctgctcagaaCGAAAACGAAACTGCACGACCAAACAGGCACTTTGCTGTCCAGACCGAGGCCAGGTCCAATGGTCAGATTCCACAGGTTGACAGATCTCCATCACTGCCTCTGATCATACCTTCAGCTCAGGTGACGGAAAGTCAAGGACAGGTCTGTGTCGAACCGGAGAATCCAGCGCAGGCTCTTCATGCCAACTATGAGGAGTCCCTGAGAGGGAAAAATATGTTCCCGCAGCCTCCCTTTGGACACAATCACTTCCTAGGAGCTGTTCCAATAGCgcctcctttctttcctcactTCTGGTATGGGTACCCAGTTCAGGGTTTCATTGAGAATTCAGTAGCAAGACCTAACCTTGTCTTGTCTCCTGAGGAcaaagaggcagcagctggcacctCTGCCAGCATGTACGTGGGCAAAGAATGCAGCCCTCCAGTTCCTGGAGTGaactgtgcagagcagctccagaagaCCAACAGTGGCAGCGGCTCCAATACCGTCCCAttcccagtggctgctgcagggaccccaAAAGACACTTCAGCCAGGGCACCTCAGCTGGAGCAaacctgtcctgctgctcctaaGCAGAAAGCAGCCGGGCAGCAGCATCGCCCTCCACAGACACAGGGCCCAGAGAGGCCGACGGCAGGgcccagcacacaggcactgctggcagaaCCTCCCAAAAACGAACTGAAACCCGGCACTCCCGGCCGGAAGGAGAGGCCTGCTAAAGGGAGAGAGTCCAAGGGCGCTGGGAACGTGCAGCCGGAAAGCAGGGCCCAGAGAACGAGGGAGGAGAGCTCTGAAGATGACACGGAGGTTTCCGACATGCTGAGGAGTGGCAGGTCCAAGCAGTTCTATAACCAGACTTACGGAGGAGGCAGAAGGCCCAGACCTGACAGGGGTTATTCCAGCAGGGGAGGATACCAGTTCCAAAGAAATGAGGAGGCCTGGAAAGGACCACCCAGCAGAAGCAGAGATGACGGCTACCAGTATCAGAGAAACTTTAGAGGGCAGCCATATAGGAACGACAGGAgaagggcagcactgggagataatCAGAGGGGGCAGCAAGCATAA